One window from the genome of Musa acuminata AAA Group cultivar baxijiao chromosome BXJ1-4, Cavendish_Baxijiao_AAA, whole genome shotgun sequence encodes:
- the LOC135643711 gene encoding phosphoserine aminotransferase 2, chloroplastic-like: MAAASTPQSFLLQHPLYPSLKTLSYIPSKQHLRPRPRLSTVSCTAVHPAPASVSVTKDQGRIFNFAAGPATLPESVILKAQSELYNYHGSGMSIMEMSHRGKEFDAVIKNAESDLRRLLAVPDDYAVLFLQGGATTQFAAVPLNLCAPDDAADYIVTGSWGDKAFKEAQKFCNPNLIWSGKSDKYTKIPPFEGLEQNPNAKYLHICANETIHGVEFKNYPTPNNKDAILVADMSSNFCSKPVDVSKFGVIYAGAQKNVGPSGVTIVIVRKDLIGNAQPITPVMLDYKIHADSASLYNTPPCFTIYICGLVFADLLEQGGLVEVEKKNAKKAGILYDAIDGSDGFYVCPVEKSVRSLMNVPFTLEKTDLEKKFIEEAAKEGMIQLKGHRSVGGVRASIYNAMPLAGVEKLVAFMKDFQGRHL, translated from the coding sequence ccctctcttaCATCCCCTCCAAGCAGCACCTCCGACCAAGACCCCGCCTGTCCACCGTCTCCTGCACCGCCGTCCACCCTGCTCCCGCCTCCGTCTCCGTCACCAAGGATCAGGGCCGCATCTTTAACTTCGCCGCGGGACCGGCCACCCTTCCGGAGTCCGTGATCCTGAAGGCCCAGTCGGAGCTGTACAACTACCATGGCTCCGGCATGAGTATTATGGAGATGAGCCACCGCGGCAAGGAGTTCGATGCCGTCATCAAGAACGCTGAGTCCGACCTCCGCCGCCTCCTCGCCGTCCCTGACGACTACGCCGTCCTCTTCCTCCAGGGCGGCGCCACCACCCAGTTTGCCGCCGTTCCCCTCAACCTCTGCGCACCCGACGATGCTGCGGACTACATCGTCACCGGATCGTGGGGCGACAAGGCCTTCAAAGAAGCCCAGAAGTTCTGCAACCCTAATCTCATCTGGTCTGGTAAATCTGACAAATACACCAAGATCCCGCCTTTTGAAGGCCTCGAGCAGAACCCCAACGCCAAGTACCTGCACATTTGCGCCAACGAGACGATCCACGGGGTGGAGTTCAAGAACTACCCCACGCCAAACAATAAAGATGCAATCTTGGTGGCCGATATGTCATCCAATTTCTGCTCGAAGCCCGTTGACGTATCGAAGTTCGGCGTGATCTATGCTGGCGCGCAGAAGAACGTCGGTCCGTCCGGTGTCACGATCGTGATAGTCCGAAAAGATCTTATTGGCAACGCCCAACCGATCACACCCGTGATGCTGGACTACAAAATCCATGCTGATAGCGCTTCCCTCTACAACACTCCCCCATGCTTCACGATCTACATTTGTGGACTTGTGTTTGCGGACCTGCTGGAGCAGGGTGGCTTGGTAGAGGTGGAGAAGAAGAACGCCAAGAAGGCAGGAATTCTCTATGATGCTATTGATGGGAGTGACGGGTTCTATGTGTGCCCGGTTGAGAAATCAGTTAGATCACTGATGAACGTGCCGTTTACACTTGAGAAGACAGATCTTGAGAAGAAATTCATCGAGGAGGCTGCCAAAGAAGGGATGATTCAACTCAAGGGTCATCGCTCAGTGGGTGGTGTTCGGGCTTCCATATACAATGCAATGCCGTTGGCAGGAGTGGAGAAGCTTGTTGCTTTCATGA